The following proteins come from a genomic window of Canis lupus dingo isolate Sandy chromosome 20, ASM325472v2, whole genome shotgun sequence:
- the DHX30 gene encoding ATP-dependent RNA helicase DHX30 isoform X2, with the protein MAAARRLMALAAGVSPRLRPPGPRAAGRQGRSRGFSSGCAHPDHTKDAAEAEAGVAPGGPGDGDGSMVNASRDLLKEFPQPKNLLNSVIGRALGISHAKDKLVYVHTNGPKKKKVTLHIKWPKSVEVEGYGSKKIDAERQAAAAACQLFKGWGLLGPRNELFDAAKYRVLADRFGSPADSWWRPEPTMPPTSWRQLNPESIRPGGPGGLSRSLGREEEEDEEEELEEGTIDVTDFLSMTQQDSHTSLRDSRGGSFEMTDDDSAIRALTQFPLPKNLLAKVIQIATSSSTAKNLMQFHTVGTKTKLSTLTLLWPCPMTFVAKGRRKAEAENKAAALACKKLKSLGLVDRNNEPLTHAMYNLASLRELGETQRRPCTIQVPEPILRKIETFLNHYPVDSSWISPELRLQSDDILPLGKDSGPLSDPITGKPYVPLSEAEEVRLSQNLLELWRRRGPVWQEAPQLPVDPHRDTILNAIEQHPVVVISGDTGCGKTTRIPQLLLERYVSEGRGARCNVIITQPRRISAVSVAQRVSHELGPSLRRNVGFQVRLESKPPARGGALLFCTVGILLRKLQSNPSLEGVSHVIVDEVHERDVNTDFLLILLKGLQRLNPALRLVLMSATGDNERFSRYFGGCPVIKVPGFMYPVKEHYLEDILAKLGKHQYPHRHRHHESEDECALDLDLVTDLVLHIDARGEPGGILCFLPGWQEIKGVQQRLQEALGMHESKYLILPVHSNIPMMDQKAIFQQPPVGVRKIVLATNIAETSITVNDIVHVVDSGLHKEERYDLKTKVSCLETVWVSRANVIQRRGRAGRCQSGFAYHLFPRSRLEKMVPFQVPEILRTPLENLVLQAKIHMPEKTAVEFLSKAVDSPNIKAVDEAVILLQEIGVLDQREYLTTLGQRLAHISTDPRLAKAIVLAAIFRCLHPLLVVVSCLTRDPFSSSLQNRAEVDKVKALLSHDSGSDHLAFVRAVAGWEEVLRWQDRSSRENYLEENLLYAPSLRFIHGLIKQFSENIYEAFLVGKPSDCTLASAQCNEYSEEEELVKGVLMAGLYPNLIQVRQGKVTRQGKFKPNSVTYRTKSGNILLHKSTINREATRLRSRWLTYFMAVKSNGSVFVRDSSQVHPLAVLLLTDGDVHIRDDGRRATISLSDSDLLRLEGDSRTVRLLRELRRALGRMVERSLRSELAALPPGVQQEHGQLLALLAELLRGPCGSFDVRKTADD; encoded by the exons ATGGCGGCCGCCAGGAGGCTCATGGCGCTGGCGGCCGGCGTCTCTCCGCGCCTTCGACCGCCGGGCCCCCGCGCCGCCGGGCGACAGGGACGCTCGCGCGGCTTCTCGTCAGGCTGCGCCCACCCCGATCACACGAAGGACGCCGCCGAGGCGGAGGCAGGGGTGGCCCCTGGCGGCCCCGGGGACGGCGACGGAAGCATGGTGAACG CTTCTAGGGACCTATTAAAAGAGTTCCCACAGCCCAAAAACCTTCTCAACAGTGTAATTGGAAGAGCCCTCGGCATCTCACATGCAAAAGACAAACTGGTCTACGTGCACACAAATGGACCGAAGAAAAAG aaAGTCACCCTCCACATAAAGTGGCCCAAGAGCGTGGAGGTAGAAGGCTATGGCAGCAAGAAGATCGACGCTGAGCGGCAGGCTGCGGCTGCAGCCTGCCAGCTGTTCAAG GGCTGGGGCCTGCTGGGTCCCCGAAATGAGCTGTTTGATGCAGCCAAATACCGCGTGCTAGCTGATCGCTTTGGCTCTCCGGCTGACAGCTGGTGGCGCCCAGAACCCACCATGCCACCTACTTCCTGGCGGCAGCTGAACCCTGAGAGCATCCGGCCAGGGGGACCTGGGGGTCTGTCCCGCTCCTTGGGccgggaggaagaggaggatgaggaggaagagctggaggaggggaccATTGATGTCACCGACTTCCTGTCCATGACCCAGCAGGACTCCCACACCTCACTCAGGGACTCGAG GGGGGGTTCCTTTGAAATGACAGACGACGACAGTGCTATTAGGGCTCTGACCCAGTTTCCACTTCCCAAGAACCTTCTGGCCAAAGTGATTCAGATAGCAACATCATCCTCCACAGCAAAG AACCTCATGCAGTTCCATACTGTGGGCACCAAGACCAAGTTGTCCACCCTCACTCTGCTCTGGCCCTGTCCCATGACCTTTGTCGCCAAAGGGCGCCGCAAAGCAGAGGCTGAGAATAAGGCGGCAGCCCTGGCCTGCAAGAAATTGAAG AGCCTGGGCCTGGTGGACCGCAACAACGAGCCGCTTACCCATGCCATGTATAACCTGGCCTCCTTGCGTGAGCTGGGTGAGACCCAGCGCCGGCCGTGTACCATCCAGGTGCCTGAGCCCATCCTCCGAAAGATAGAAACCTTCCTGAACCAT TACCCTGTGGACAGTTCATGGATCTCCCCAGAGCTCCGGCTGCAGAGTGATGACATCTTGCCCTTGGGCAAGGACTCGGGGCCCCTGAGTGACCCTATTACAGGCAAGCCCTACGTGCCTCTGTCAGAAGCAGAGGAAGTACGTCTGAGCCAGAACTTGCTGGAGCTGTGGCGGCGGCGAGGGCCAGTCTGGCAGGAGGCTCCCCAGCTCCCTGTGGACCCACATCGGGACACCATCCTCAATGCCATCGAGCAGCACCCGGTGGTGGTCATCTCTGGGGACACGGGCTGCGGAAAGACCACACGCATCCCCCAGCTACTGCTGGAGCGTTATGTGAGCGAGGGCCGTGGCGCCCGCTGCAATGTAATTATCACTCAGCCACGCCGCATCTCCGCCGTGTCCGTGGCACAGCGGGTCAGCCACGAACTGGGCCCCTCTTTGCGCCGGAATGTGGGCTTCCAGGTACGGCTGGAGAGCAAGCCCCCGGCCCGTGGCGGGGCCCTGCTCTTCTGCACCGTGGGCATCCTGCTGCGGAAGCTGCAGAGCAACCCCAGCCTGGAGGGTGTGAGCCATGTCATCGTGGATGAGGTCCACGAGCGGGACGTGAATACAGACTTCCTGCTGATTCTGCTCAAGGGCCTGCAGCGGCTCAACCCAGCCCTGCGGCTGGTGCTCATGAGTGCCACAGGTGATAACGAGCGCTTCTCCCGCTACTTTGGTGGCTGCCCTGTCATCAAGGTGCCGGGCTTCATGTACCCGGTCAAGGAGCACTACTTGGAGGACATCCTGGCCAAGCTGGGCAAGCACCAGTACCCACACCGGCATCGGCACCACGAG tCTGAGGATGAGTGTGCACTGGATTTGGACCTCGTGACTGATCTGGTTCTGCACATCGATGCCCGAGGGGAACCAG GTGGGATCCTCTGCTTCCTGCCTGGTTGGCAGGAGATCAAAGGAGTGCAGCAACGCCTCCAGGAGGCCCTGGGCATGCACGAGAGCAAGTACCTCATCCTGCCAG TGCACTCCAACATCCCCATGATGGACCAGAAGGCCATATTCCAGCAGCCGCCAGTTGGGGTACGCAAGATTGTCTTGGCCACCAACATCGCGGAGACGTCGATCACGGTCAATGACATCGTGCACGTGGTGGACAGTGGTCTGCACAAAGAGGAGCGCTATGATCTGAAGACCAAG GTGTCCTGCCTGGAGACCGTGTGGGTGTCCCGAGCTAACGTGATCCagcgccggggccgggcgggccgcTGCCAGTCAGGCTTTGCTTACCACCTATTCCCACGGAGCCGGCTGGAGAAAATGGTCCCTTTCCAAGTGCCGGAGATTCTCCGCACTCCCCTGGAGAACCTGGTGCTACAAGCCAAGATCCACATGCCTGAGAAGACG GCGGTGGAGTTCCTTTCCAAGGCCGTGGACAGTCCGAACATTAAGGCAGTGGATGAGGCTGTGATCTTGCTCCAGGAGATCG GAGTGCTGGACCAGCGGGAGTACCTGACCACCCTGGGGCAGCGCCTGGCCCACATCTCCACCGACCCCCGGCTGGCCAAGGCCATAGTGCTGGCCGCCATCTTCCGCTGCCTGCACCCGCTGCTGGTGGTTGTTTCCTGCCTCACCCGGGACCCCTTCAGCAGTAGCCTGCAGAACCGGGCGGAAGTGGATAAG GTGAAGGCACTGTTGAGCCACGACAGTGGGAGTGACCACCTGGCCTTTGTGCGTGCTGTAGCCGGCTGGGAGGAGGTGCTGCGCTGGCAGGACCGCAGCTCCCGTGAGAACTATCTGGAAGAGAACCTGCTCTATGCACCCAGCCTGCGCTTCATCCACG GACTCATCAAGCAGTTCTCAGAGAACATTTACGAGGCTTTCCTGGTGGGGAAGCCCTCAGACTgcaccctggcctctgcccagtgCAACGAGTACAGCGAAGAGGAGGAGCTGGTGAAGGGCGTGCTCATGGCAGGCCTCTACCCCAACCTCATCCAG GTGAGGCAGGGCAAGGTGACCCGGCAGGGCAAGTTCAAGCCTAACAGCGTCACTTACAGGACCAAATCAGGCAACATCTTGCTGCACAAGTCGACCATTAAcag GGAGGCCACGCGGCTCCGGAGCCGATGGCTGACGTATTTCATGGCTGTCAAGTCCAATGGCAGTGTCTTCGTCCGGGACTCCTCCCAGGTTCACCCATTGGCCGTGCTGCTGCTGACCGACGGAGATGTCCACATCCGTG aTGATGGGCGCCGGGCCACCATCTCACTGAGTGACAGCGACCTGCTGAGGCTGGAGGGCGACTCCCGCACCGTGCGGCTGCTGAGGGAGCTGCGCCGGGCCCTGGGCCGCATGGTGGAGCGGAGCCTGCGCAGCGAGCTGGCCGCTCTGCCACCTGGCGTGCAGCAGGAGCATGGGCAGCTGCTGGCCCTGCTGGCGGAGCTGCTGCGTGGGCCCTGTGGCAGCTTTGACGTGCGCAAGACAGCTGATGACTGA
- the DHX30 gene encoding ATP-dependent RNA helicase DHX30 isoform X3 — protein MDLKDSAPGFQLSLLARNVQPGLIQKRSGPAQAASVQTSPTPPSTHVCQPCPWRDHLSRLNVNISNMAASRDLLKEFPQPKNLLNSVIGRALGISHAKDKLVYVHTNGPKKKKVTLHIKWPKSVEVEGYGSKKIDAERQAAAAACQLFKGWGLLGPRNELFDAAKYRVLADRFGSPADSWWRPEPTMPPTSWRQLNPESIRPGGPGGLSRSLGREEEEDEEEELEEGTIDVTDFLSMTQQDSHTSLRDSRGGSFEMTDDDSAIRALTQFPLPKNLLAKVIQIATSSSTAKNLMQFHTVGTKTKLSTLTLLWPCPMTFVAKGRRKAEAENKAAALACKKLKSLGLVDRNNEPLTHAMYNLASLRELGETQRRPCTIQVPEPILRKIETFLNHYPVDSSWISPELRLQSDDILPLGKDSGPLSDPITGKPYVPLSEAEEVRLSQNLLELWRRRGPVWQEAPQLPVDPHRDTILNAIEQHPVVVISGDTGCGKTTRIPQLLLERYVSEGRGARCNVIITQPRRISAVSVAQRVSHELGPSLRRNVGFQVRLESKPPARGGALLFCTVGILLRKLQSNPSLEGVSHVIVDEVHERDVNTDFLLILLKGLQRLNPALRLVLMSATGDNERFSRYFGGCPVIKVPGFMYPVKEHYLEDILAKLGKHQYPHRHRHHESEDECALDLDLVTDLVLHIDARGEPGGILCFLPGWQEIKGVQQRLQEALGMHESKYLILPVHSNIPMMDQKAIFQQPPVGVRKIVLATNIAETSITVNDIVHVVDSGLHKEERYDLKTKVSCLETVWVSRANVIQRRGRAGRCQSGFAYHLFPRSRLEKMVPFQVPEILRTPLENLVLQAKIHMPEKTAVEFLSKAVDSPNIKAVDEAVILLQEIGVLDQREYLTTLGQRLAHISTDPRLAKAIVLAAIFRCLHPLLVVVSCLTRDPFSSSLQNRAEVDKVKALLSHDSGSDHLAFVRAVAGWEEVLRWQDRSSRENYLEENLLYAPSLRFIHGLIKQFSENIYEAFLVGKPSDCTLASAQCNEYSEEEELVKGVLMAGLYPNLIQVRQGKVTRQGKFKPNSVTYRTKSGNILLHKSTINREATRLRSRWLTYFMAVKSNGSVFVRDSSQVHPLAVLLLTDGDVHIRDDGRRATISLSDSDLLRLEGDSRTVRLLRELRRALGRMVERSLRSELAALPPGVQQEHGQLLALLAELLRGPCGSFDVRKTADD, from the exons ATGGACCTGAAAGATTCGGCCCCAG GATTCCAGCTTTCCCTCCTGGCCAGAAATGTTCAGCCTGGACTCATTCAGAAAAG atCGGGCCCAGCACAGGCAGCGTCAGTGCAAACTTCCCCCACCCCGCCTTCCACCCATGTGTGTCAACCCTGCCCCTGGAGGGACCATCTCTCGAG GCTGAACGTTAACATTTCCAACATGGCAG CTTCTAGGGACCTATTAAAAGAGTTCCCACAGCCCAAAAACCTTCTCAACAGTGTAATTGGAAGAGCCCTCGGCATCTCACATGCAAAAGACAAACTGGTCTACGTGCACACAAATGGACCGAAGAAAAAG aaAGTCACCCTCCACATAAAGTGGCCCAAGAGCGTGGAGGTAGAAGGCTATGGCAGCAAGAAGATCGACGCTGAGCGGCAGGCTGCGGCTGCAGCCTGCCAGCTGTTCAAG GGCTGGGGCCTGCTGGGTCCCCGAAATGAGCTGTTTGATGCAGCCAAATACCGCGTGCTAGCTGATCGCTTTGGCTCTCCGGCTGACAGCTGGTGGCGCCCAGAACCCACCATGCCACCTACTTCCTGGCGGCAGCTGAACCCTGAGAGCATCCGGCCAGGGGGACCTGGGGGTCTGTCCCGCTCCTTGGGccgggaggaagaggaggatgaggaggaagagctggaggaggggaccATTGATGTCACCGACTTCCTGTCCATGACCCAGCAGGACTCCCACACCTCACTCAGGGACTCGAG GGGGGGTTCCTTTGAAATGACAGACGACGACAGTGCTATTAGGGCTCTGACCCAGTTTCCACTTCCCAAGAACCTTCTGGCCAAAGTGATTCAGATAGCAACATCATCCTCCACAGCAAAG AACCTCATGCAGTTCCATACTGTGGGCACCAAGACCAAGTTGTCCACCCTCACTCTGCTCTGGCCCTGTCCCATGACCTTTGTCGCCAAAGGGCGCCGCAAAGCAGAGGCTGAGAATAAGGCGGCAGCCCTGGCCTGCAAGAAATTGAAG AGCCTGGGCCTGGTGGACCGCAACAACGAGCCGCTTACCCATGCCATGTATAACCTGGCCTCCTTGCGTGAGCTGGGTGAGACCCAGCGCCGGCCGTGTACCATCCAGGTGCCTGAGCCCATCCTCCGAAAGATAGAAACCTTCCTGAACCAT TACCCTGTGGACAGTTCATGGATCTCCCCAGAGCTCCGGCTGCAGAGTGATGACATCTTGCCCTTGGGCAAGGACTCGGGGCCCCTGAGTGACCCTATTACAGGCAAGCCCTACGTGCCTCTGTCAGAAGCAGAGGAAGTACGTCTGAGCCAGAACTTGCTGGAGCTGTGGCGGCGGCGAGGGCCAGTCTGGCAGGAGGCTCCCCAGCTCCCTGTGGACCCACATCGGGACACCATCCTCAATGCCATCGAGCAGCACCCGGTGGTGGTCATCTCTGGGGACACGGGCTGCGGAAAGACCACACGCATCCCCCAGCTACTGCTGGAGCGTTATGTGAGCGAGGGCCGTGGCGCCCGCTGCAATGTAATTATCACTCAGCCACGCCGCATCTCCGCCGTGTCCGTGGCACAGCGGGTCAGCCACGAACTGGGCCCCTCTTTGCGCCGGAATGTGGGCTTCCAGGTACGGCTGGAGAGCAAGCCCCCGGCCCGTGGCGGGGCCCTGCTCTTCTGCACCGTGGGCATCCTGCTGCGGAAGCTGCAGAGCAACCCCAGCCTGGAGGGTGTGAGCCATGTCATCGTGGATGAGGTCCACGAGCGGGACGTGAATACAGACTTCCTGCTGATTCTGCTCAAGGGCCTGCAGCGGCTCAACCCAGCCCTGCGGCTGGTGCTCATGAGTGCCACAGGTGATAACGAGCGCTTCTCCCGCTACTTTGGTGGCTGCCCTGTCATCAAGGTGCCGGGCTTCATGTACCCGGTCAAGGAGCACTACTTGGAGGACATCCTGGCCAAGCTGGGCAAGCACCAGTACCCACACCGGCATCGGCACCACGAG tCTGAGGATGAGTGTGCACTGGATTTGGACCTCGTGACTGATCTGGTTCTGCACATCGATGCCCGAGGGGAACCAG GTGGGATCCTCTGCTTCCTGCCTGGTTGGCAGGAGATCAAAGGAGTGCAGCAACGCCTCCAGGAGGCCCTGGGCATGCACGAGAGCAAGTACCTCATCCTGCCAG TGCACTCCAACATCCCCATGATGGACCAGAAGGCCATATTCCAGCAGCCGCCAGTTGGGGTACGCAAGATTGTCTTGGCCACCAACATCGCGGAGACGTCGATCACGGTCAATGACATCGTGCACGTGGTGGACAGTGGTCTGCACAAAGAGGAGCGCTATGATCTGAAGACCAAG GTGTCCTGCCTGGAGACCGTGTGGGTGTCCCGAGCTAACGTGATCCagcgccggggccgggcgggccgcTGCCAGTCAGGCTTTGCTTACCACCTATTCCCACGGAGCCGGCTGGAGAAAATGGTCCCTTTCCAAGTGCCGGAGATTCTCCGCACTCCCCTGGAGAACCTGGTGCTACAAGCCAAGATCCACATGCCTGAGAAGACG GCGGTGGAGTTCCTTTCCAAGGCCGTGGACAGTCCGAACATTAAGGCAGTGGATGAGGCTGTGATCTTGCTCCAGGAGATCG GAGTGCTGGACCAGCGGGAGTACCTGACCACCCTGGGGCAGCGCCTGGCCCACATCTCCACCGACCCCCGGCTGGCCAAGGCCATAGTGCTGGCCGCCATCTTCCGCTGCCTGCACCCGCTGCTGGTGGTTGTTTCCTGCCTCACCCGGGACCCCTTCAGCAGTAGCCTGCAGAACCGGGCGGAAGTGGATAAG GTGAAGGCACTGTTGAGCCACGACAGTGGGAGTGACCACCTGGCCTTTGTGCGTGCTGTAGCCGGCTGGGAGGAGGTGCTGCGCTGGCAGGACCGCAGCTCCCGTGAGAACTATCTGGAAGAGAACCTGCTCTATGCACCCAGCCTGCGCTTCATCCACG GACTCATCAAGCAGTTCTCAGAGAACATTTACGAGGCTTTCCTGGTGGGGAAGCCCTCAGACTgcaccctggcctctgcccagtgCAACGAGTACAGCGAAGAGGAGGAGCTGGTGAAGGGCGTGCTCATGGCAGGCCTCTACCCCAACCTCATCCAG GTGAGGCAGGGCAAGGTGACCCGGCAGGGCAAGTTCAAGCCTAACAGCGTCACTTACAGGACCAAATCAGGCAACATCTTGCTGCACAAGTCGACCATTAAcag GGAGGCCACGCGGCTCCGGAGCCGATGGCTGACGTATTTCATGGCTGTCAAGTCCAATGGCAGTGTCTTCGTCCGGGACTCCTCCCAGGTTCACCCATTGGCCGTGCTGCTGCTGACCGACGGAGATGTCCACATCCGTG aTGATGGGCGCCGGGCCACCATCTCACTGAGTGACAGCGACCTGCTGAGGCTGGAGGGCGACTCCCGCACCGTGCGGCTGCTGAGGGAGCTGCGCCGGGCCCTGGGCCGCATGGTGGAGCGGAGCCTGCGCAGCGAGCTGGCCGCTCTGCCACCTGGCGTGCAGCAGGAGCATGGGCAGCTGCTGGCCCTGCTGGCGGAGCTGCTGCGTGGGCCCTGTGGCAGCTTTGACGTGCGCAAGACAGCTGATGACTGA